In Tenebrio molitor chromosome 8, icTenMoli1.1, whole genome shotgun sequence, a genomic segment contains:
- the LOC138137390 gene encoding putative malate dehydrogenase 1B gives MAYFVITGKNDCPNCTHAIHVADFLTKRLPSFKYRAIIKPENEWTQWLDQINSVNNWYQTKSPVIWKEVSRMGGKAHLIGGLGEFWEYCYDYYGFQSRMSKEDLAKIMADNLLIASYAVELQCKNISIIGATSYLMLEMVIYEIESCFGTGDGKNIEIKLYDQCLDDADEEDYLLDVVDKLRDMIKCVPQSITVVTTLEEAIDQCDLMIIIENFSRNSGENVDLWLERCKNAMVLIAEDINVYSKRSLRVILNHPGPVCFNASVLMEYCTTIRLANIVAVTTDEGISVISMMAEKIGELVENFWCPPVWGFSGIMSHVTVAAAAIKTEVYRPYKRALKIKETSKLPKGVVQQEIRFLGSLLKTEDSLYAEIERRRELEVKLLERQPILPKIRALGSLLRLWFSKEVGDDIISLGICSNGSFGFAPGICFSQAVTLNEKRIWEPLSTLPLYATTVLRIQEISLQVENIIKKFGLGERLNLDASADLSYS, from the exons ATGGCATATTTTGTAATCACGGGCAAAAACGATTGTCCAAATTGCACCCACGCAATCCATGTAGCAGATTTCTTGACGAAACGTTTACCAAGCTTCAAATACCGCGCTATAATAAAGCCAGAAAATGAGTGGACG CAATGGTTAGATCAAATTAACAGTGTCAATAACTGGTACCAGACCAAAAGCCCAGTTATTTGGAAAGAAGTGAGCCGAATGGGGGGCAAAGCACATCTGATCGGAGGTCTCGGCGAGTTTTGGGAGTACTGCTATGACTATTACGGTTTCCAGTCCAGGATGTCCAAAGAGGATTTGGCCAAGATTATGGCAGATAACTTACTAATC GCTTCTTACGCAGTGGAATTGCAATGCAAGAATATTAGCATCATCGGGGCAACAAGTTATCTGATGCTGGAGATGGTTATATACGAGATCGAAAGCTGTTTTGGAACGGGAGATGGAAAAAACATCGAAATCAAACTTTACGACCAATGTTTGGACGATGCAGACGAAGAAGACTATCTCCTAGATGTTGTCGATAAGCTCAGGGACATGATAAAATGTGTCCCTCAAAGCATCACTGTGGTAACCACCCTCGAAGAGGCCATAGACCAGTGCGACTTGATGATAATTATAGAAAACTTCAGCAG AAATTCCGGTGAAAATGTAGATTTGTGGCTCGAACGTTGTAAGAACGCTATGGTTCTCATAGCTGAAGATATAAACGTCTACTCTAAAAGAAGCTTGCGAGTTATACTGAACCATCCGGGTCCTGTCTGCTTCAACGCCTCCGTGTTGATGGAATATTGTACCACCATAAGACTGGCGAATATAGTAGCTGTGACAACGGATGAAGGAATTTCGGTGATCAGCATGATGGCGGAGAAAATCGGTGAGCTTGTGGAAAACTTCTGGTGTCCTCCTGTTTGGGGATTTTCAGGAATCATGTCCCACGTTACTGTGGCCGCCGCCGCCATTAAGACTGAAGTGTACAGACCGTACAAGAGAGCGTTGAAAATCAAAGAAACGTCCAAATTACCAAAAGGAGTAGTACAACAGGAGATCAGATTTTTGGGAAGCTTGCTTAAAACTGAAGACTCACTCTACGCAGAAATCGAAAGGAGAAGG GAACTAGAAGTAAAACTGTTAGAACGACAACCTatcttgccaaaaattagGGCGCTCGGCAGTTTGCTCAGATTATGGTTCTCGAAGGAAGTAGGCGACGATATTATTTCGTTGGGAATTTGCTCGAATG GGTCATTCGGTTTTGCTCCGGGTATATGTTTTTCTCAAGCTGTCACGCTAAATGAAAAGCGGATTTGGGAACCGCTATCCACTCTTCCCTTGTATGCAACAACTGTACTAAGGATTCAAGAAATATCGCTTCAGGTGGAAAACATTATTAAGAAATTTGGACTTGGAGAAAGGTTGAATCTTGATGCTTCCGCAGATCTGTCATACtcttga
- the LOC138137393 gene encoding zinc finger protein 879-like, with protein sequence MECTVAPNNLAILCRICLTSSKNMVHLSTPVCEENSDLKKQAVHTMLEFVTSYKVVLDDAKLPSKVCQMCLSLLKISYEFQVQFKNSQRLLENVKEASTKKIVDLKHKFCEESAYAKSQDKQLKALSAAPVELIYGENKFDLGDVVVIEEEKEEDFSFEGFLKNLGKEISAEFVKEANVTKSPPVQASVEQTLKKFDVERLKVKTYPEESKIVIEEVDLKMGGFNPTSKVIRTLFECDKCKKVFLARNDLESHTALIHEPPSRYICEKCGHIAQTSSSLYHHMQKHKSKQHECDKCDKKFVTSSRLKNHLQVHKNERLFLCNVCGKNFNYAIALSYHLRLHTGEKKYICNYCGLRYRMANTLKRHLRTHTRDKPYHCSYCDKKFSSQGEKVAHERLHTGVRPYHCEYCGKKFAKSSNLQYHYLSHPGPHECHICRKTFIEVKFLKLHVKRVHKEMEN encoded by the exons ATGGAATGTACCGTTGCGCCTAATAATCTTGCGATTTTGTGCCGCATTTGTCTTACTTCGTCTAAAAACATGGTACATTTGTCGACCCCAGTCTGTGAGGAAAATTCCGATTTAAAGAAACAAGCAGTTCACACAATGCTAGAATTTGTGACGTCCTATAAA gtCGTGCTTGATGATGCAAAATTACCATCAAAAGTGTGCCAGATGTGTCTgagtttgttaaaaatttcataTGAATTTCAAGTGCAGTTCAAAAACTCGCAGCGCTTGCTGGAAAATGTGAAAGAagcatcaacaaaaaaaatagttgatttaaaacataaattttgTGAGGAGAGTGCATATGCAAAGTCTCAAGATAAGCAATTGAAAGCACTCTCTGCAGCCCCTGTCGAACTCATATATGGTGAGAATAAATTTGATTTGGGTGATGTTGTTGTGattgaagaagaaaaagaagaagactTCTCATTTGaaggatttttaaaaaatttaggcAAGGAAATTTCAGCTGAATTTGTAAAGGAAGCAAATGTTACAAAATCACCGCCCGTACAAGCAAGTGTTGAGCAAACTCTGAAAAAGTTTGATGTTGAACGTCTAAAAGTAAAAACATATCCTGAGGaatcaaaaatagttattgAAGAAGTCGATCTGAAGATGGGAGGATTTAATCCAACAAGCAAAGTGATAAGAACACTATTTGAGTGTGACAAATGTAAAAAAGTTTTCCTGGCGAGAAATGACCTTGAAAGTCACACGGCGCTAATTCACGAGCCCCCATCCCGATATATTTGCGAGAAATGTGGCCACATAGCACAAACGTCTTCATCTTTGTACCACCACATGCAGAAACACAAAAGCAAACAGCACGAGTGTGACAAATGCGACAAGAAATTTGTGACTTCCTCTCGGTTAAAGAACCACCTGCAAGTTCACAAGAACGAGAGATTGTTTTTGTGCAACGTgtgcggcaaaaatttcaactaCGCGATTGCCTTGAGTTACCATTTACGGTTGCATACCGGCGAGAAAAAGTACATTTGCAATTACTGTGGCTTGCGCTACCGAATGGCAAACACTTTGAAGAGGCATCTGCGCACGCACACCAGAGACAAACCTTATCATTGTTCCTACTGCGACAAGAAATTTTCGTCGCAGGGTGAGAAGGTGGCTCACGAGAGGCTGCACACAGGCGTGCGACCGTATCATTGCGAGTACTGCGGAAAAAAGTTCGCAAAGTCTAGTAATCTGCAGTACCATTATTTGTCGCATCCCGGCCCGCATGAGTGTCACATTTGTCGAAAGACGTTTATTGAAGTGAAGTTCTTAAAGCTGCACGTGAAGCGTGTCCACAAAGAAATGGAAAATTAG